The following coding sequences are from one Mastomys coucha isolate ucsf_1 unplaced genomic scaffold, UCSF_Mcou_1 pScaffold9, whole genome shotgun sequence window:
- the LOC116084262 gene encoding dual specificity protein phosphatase 13 encodes MADASIPKPGEEKEATPCPSILQLEELLRAGRASCSRVDEVWPNLFIGDAATANNRFELWKLGITHVLNAAHGGLYCQGGPDFYGSSVSYLGIPAHDLPDFNISSYFSSAADFIHRALTTPGAKVLVHCVVGVSRYATLVLAYLMLRQQLSLQQAINTVRERRWIFPNRGFLRQLCQLDQQLRGAGQS; translated from the exons ATGGCTGATGCCTCCATCCCAAAAcctggggaagaaaaagaagccacaCCCTGCCCCAGTATCCTGCAGCTGGAAGAGCTCCTGAGGGCCGGGAGAGCCTCTTGCAGCAGAGTGGATGAAGTCTGGCCCAACCTTTTCATCGGAGACGC GGCCACCGCAAATAACCGATTTGAGCTGTGGAAATTGGGGATCACTCATGTGCTGAATGCCGCCCACGGGGGACTCTACTGTCAGGGGGGTCCTGACTTCTATGGCAGCAGTGTGAGCTACCTGGGGATCCCAGCCCACGACCTCCCCGATTTCAATATCAGCTCCTACTTCTCCTCCGCAGCTGACTTCATCCACCGAGCCCTCACCACACCTGGAG CTAAAGTGCTGGTGCACTGCGTGGTGGGTGTGAGCCGGTACGCCACGCTGGTCCTGGCTTACCTCATGCTCCGCCAGCAACTGTCCTTGCAGCAGGCCATAAACACTGTGAGGGAGCGCCGATGGATCTTCCCCAATCGTGGCTTCCTCCGCCAGCTCTGCCAGCTGGACCAGCAACTTCGGGGTGCAGGTCAGAGCTGA